In the genome of Pieris rapae chromosome 6, ilPieRapa1.1, whole genome shotgun sequence, one region contains:
- the LOC123689282 gene encoding neuropeptides capa receptor-like yields MSSIRLVAAYNYGQNSRQEIYWCKKELAAESSGGPESHTPTNRFNWHMMGLPNDLTVYWHQYPYSLGIVFCKLRALISEAATYVSVLTISAFTLERYLAICHPLHLYAMAGLTRASRIILALWVVAFVCASPFAVYSDISYRDYPPNSGNASLDSAFCALMASSPLLELSSIFFFFLPAIFILCLYVTMGCHFRSTRINKKTKGILQGQIHGETRQAKSRKAIIRMLVAVVIAFFVCWCPFHIQRLFYIYGNNLAQFHVINEHLFNVAGALYYVSATVNPILYNVMSARYRLAFKETLFCRKVSRRGSGFNQSRRETTMSSLTKVKASFCRDTRHGKIDFEKNDHGPFCIETKVDEEVIFCYPNDNKPMPNGDLDPIDHN; encoded by the exons ATGTCATCGATACGATTGGTTGCAGCTTATAATTATGGTCAAAATTCAAGGCAAGAGATTTACTGGTGTAAGAAAGAATTGGCTGCGGAAAGTTCGGGTGGACCGGAATCACATACGCCGACTAACCGATTCAACTGGCATATGATGG GTCTACCAAACGATCTTACAGTCTACTGGCATCAGTATCCGTATAGCCTGGGAATTGTGTTCTGCAAGTTACGAGCATTGATTTCAGAAGC agcAACATACGTCTCTGTACTGACTATATCTGCGTTCACCCTGGAGCGGTATTTGGCAATATGTCATCCCCTACATTTGTATGCTATGGCTGGGTTGACGAGAGCATCGCGGATTATTCTGGCCCTTTGGGTCGTGGCCTTTGTCTGTGCTTCACCCTTCGCTGTGTATTCAGACATCAGTTACAGGGATTATCCACCTA attCCGGCAACGCTTCATTGGATTCAGCCTTCTGTGCTCTAATGGCGTCTTCCCCACTGTTGGAATTGAGcagtatatttttctttttcctgcCGGCCATCTTTATTCTCTGCTTATACGTGACTATGGGTTGTCATTTCAG ATCAACACGCATCAATAAGAAAACGAAAGGAATTCTTCAAGGCCAAATTCACGGAGAGACTCGACAAGCGAAGTCAAGAAAAGCTATTATCAGAATGTTAG TGGCAGTGGTTATAGCATTCTTCGTTTGCTGGTGTCCATTTCACATACAACGCCTCTTCTATATATACGGTAATAACTTAGCTCAGTTCCACGTAATCAATGAACACCTCTTCAACGTCGCAGGCGCATTGTATTACGTATCCGCCACTGTCAATCCGATACTCTATAATGTTATGAGCGCAAG ATACCGTCTGGCATTCAAAGAGACACTTTTTTGCCGCAAGGTATCCCGAAGAGGTTCGGGTTTCAATCAATCTAGAAGAGAGACAACAATGTCTAGTCTTACAAAGGTAAAAGCAAGCTTTTGTCGAGACACTCGTCATGGTAAGATTGATTTCGAGAAGAACGACCATGGACCATTCTGTATTGAGACAAAAGTCGACGAAGAAGTGATATTTTGTTATCCCAATGATAATAAACCGATGCCAAATGGCGATCTTGACCCTATAGatcataattaa